In a genomic window of Comamonadaceae bacterium OTU4NAUVB1:
- a CDS encoding MotA/TolQ/ExbB proton channel family protein, translating into MFSIILAAGWPIWPLLACSVLGLALVIERFVSLQHARVVPSRLLDDAIIASRNGVPAPEVVAKLERSSALGQVLAAGFRALGSDARCTEDDLRAAMEAAGRRVAHQLERWLPALATIASAAPLLGLLGTVIGMIEIFGSQTGTGGGMGTGNPAQLAQGISIALYNTAFGLMVAIPALMFWRYFRTRVDGYLLHLELAGERFVRHLATLRT; encoded by the coding sequence TTGTTTTCCATCATCCTCGCCGCCGGCTGGCCGATCTGGCCCTTGCTGGCCTGTTCGGTCCTGGGGCTCGCCCTGGTCATCGAGCGTTTCGTGAGCCTGCAGCATGCGCGCGTCGTGCCGTCCCGGTTGCTCGACGACGCGATCATCGCGTCGCGCAACGGGGTTCCCGCGCCCGAGGTGGTCGCCAAGCTCGAGCGCAGTTCGGCCCTGGGACAGGTGCTGGCGGCGGGGTTCCGGGCGCTCGGCAGCGATGCGCGATGCACCGAGGACGACCTGCGCGCGGCCATGGAGGCGGCGGGTCGGCGGGTCGCCCACCAGCTCGAGCGCTGGCTGCCCGCATTGGCCACCATCGCCTCGGCCGCGCCGCTGCTCGGCCTGCTGGGCACGGTCATCGGGATGATCGAGATCTTCGGCTCCCAGACGGGCACGGGCGGCGGCATGGGAACCGGCAATCCGGCCCAGCTCGCCCAGGGCATCTCGATCGCGCTCTACAACACGGCCTTCGGCCTGATGGTGGCGATTCCGGCGCTGATGTTCTGGCGTTATTTCCGTACCCGGGTCGACGGCTACCTGCTCCACCTCGAGCTCGCGGGCGAGCGCTTCGTGCGTCACCTCGCCACGCTTCGGACGTGA
- a CDS encoding Trm112 family protein produces the protein MDSKLLELLVCPVTKGPLTWDAGTQELRSRSARLAYPVRDGIPVLLETEARILSDDELGL, from the coding sequence ATGGATTCCAAGCTGCTTGAACTGCTCGTCTGCCCTGTCACGAAGGGACCCTTGACCTGGGACGCCGGCACGCAGGAACTGAGGTCCCGCAGCGCGCGCCTGGCCTATCCGGTGCGCGACGGCATCCCCGTGCTGCTCGAGACCGAGGCCCGCATCCTGTCGGACGACGAACTCGGCCTCTGA
- a CDS encoding DUF2868 domain-containing protein, giving the protein MSRRDALMTEAVRLIEETGPLDDADVLRTAHATEATAPARIAMRARLLGGRVGLDAELDRLRHWAPWIGAGLVASIVIASLALAGGVTEGSERRINVVAALSSLLGIHVLTLAVWLVTLALPSRTAGEPRRSLGWLWATLTARVAGGRHGQSPVLVRAATRLMARARLLPWAAGIASHGLWTLSFLVVLGALLFALAFHRYTLDWETTILEPGFFLRVVEGLGHAPAWLGFPVPDATAVMAPRRAAGTAGLVDPAAQRTWALWLVGCVVVYGLLPRAALLLLSLAVWRARRDALAPDPSHPYYRRLAARFDALTPPEVVDADPGAPPSRTASHRPAVAGGHGAAIAVGAFELAPDHLWPPTGLPEAVSALPASDGGARSRRELLDTVARLRPAVLVLAVRAASSPDRGTERLLRELLAHSGACRLWLVPGAEDDATGRARWRRWLVDAGFEAVTASDTLADALAPARPEAIA; this is encoded by the coding sequence ATGTCGAGGCGCGATGCGCTGATGACCGAGGCCGTCCGTCTGATCGAGGAGACCGGACCGCTCGACGATGCCGACGTCCTGCGGACGGCCCACGCGACGGAGGCGACGGCGCCGGCGCGCATCGCGATGCGCGCCCGGTTGCTGGGCGGCCGCGTCGGCCTAGACGCCGAGCTCGACCGGCTCCGGCACTGGGCGCCCTGGATCGGCGCGGGGCTGGTGGCATCGATCGTCATTGCCAGTCTGGCGCTCGCCGGCGGCGTCACGGAGGGGAGCGAGCGCCGCATCAACGTGGTCGCCGCGCTGTCGAGTCTGTTGGGGATACATGTCCTGACGCTGGCCGTCTGGCTGGTCACGCTGGCGCTGCCCTCGCGCACCGCCGGCGAACCCCGGCGCTCGCTGGGGTGGCTGTGGGCGACGCTGACCGCCCGCGTGGCCGGGGGCCGCCACGGCCAGTCACCCGTGCTGGTGCGCGCGGCGACGCGGCTGATGGCGCGGGCGCGGCTGCTGCCCTGGGCGGCGGGCATCGCCAGCCATGGACTCTGGACGCTGTCCTTCCTCGTCGTGCTGGGCGCGTTGCTGTTCGCGCTGGCCTTCCATCGCTACACGCTCGACTGGGAAACCACCATCCTCGAGCCCGGGTTCTTCCTGCGCGTCGTCGAAGGCCTGGGCCACGCGCCCGCATGGCTGGGTTTTCCCGTGCCCGACGCCACCGCCGTGATGGCGCCGCGGAGAGCGGCGGGCACGGCGGGCCTGGTCGATCCCGCCGCGCAACGCACCTGGGCGCTGTGGCTGGTCGGCTGCGTGGTGGTCTACGGGCTGCTGCCGCGCGCGGCGCTGCTGCTGCTGAGCCTGGCGGTGTGGCGCGCGCGCCGCGACGCCCTGGCGCCCGACCCCTCGCATCCCTACTACCGGCGCCTCGCGGCGCGCTTCGATGCGCTGACGCCGCCGGAGGTCGTCGATGCCGATCCGGGCGCGCCGCCGTCCCGGACCGCGTCGCATCGCCCGGCCGTGGCAGGCGGGCACGGTGCCGCGATCGCCGTGGGCGCGTTCGAACTCGCCCCGGACCATCTCTGGCCCCCGACCGGACTGCCCGAGGCGGTCTCGGCACTGCCGGCCTCCGACGGTGGCGCGCGCAGCCGGCGCGAACTGCTCGACACCGTCGCCCGGCTGCGGCCGGCCGTCCTGGTGCTGGCCGTCCGCGCGGCGTCGAGTCCGGACCGCGGCACCGAACGCCTGCTGCGCGAATTGCTTGCGCACAGCGGCGCGTGCCGCCTGTGGCTCGTGCCCGGCGCGGAGGACGACGCCACGGGGCGTGCACGCTGGCGGCGCTGGCTCGTCGACGCGGGATTCGAAGCCGTGACGGCGAGCGACACCCTCGCCGACGCCCTGGCCCCGGCGCGCCCGGAGGCGATCGCGTGA
- a CDS encoding biopolymer transporter ExbD — protein sequence MTRPRLQFRRAARDEPEINLIPFIDVLLVVLIFLMLSTTYGRFTELQLRLPAADTETRREVPRQVVVAVAADGRYVVGKTTLDGQGVAELATAIGAAAEGPDSVVVIDADERSSHQSVVRVMEAARRAGLLHMTFGARASAQGR from the coding sequence ATGACACGCCCGCGCTTGCAGTTCCGCCGCGCAGCGCGCGACGAGCCCGAGATCAACCTGATTCCGTTCATCGACGTGCTGCTGGTCGTGCTGATCTTCCTGATGCTGTCGACCACCTACGGCCGCTTCACGGAGCTCCAGCTGCGGCTGCCGGCCGCCGACACCGAGACGCGGCGCGAGGTGCCGCGCCAGGTGGTCGTCGCGGTCGCGGCCGACGGCCGCTACGTGGTCGGCAAGACGACGCTGGACGGCCAGGGCGTCGCCGAGCTGGCGACCGCGATCGGCGCGGCGGCCGAGGGTCCCGACAGCGTGGTCGTGATCGATGCCGACGAGCGGTCCAGCCATCAGTCTGTCGTCCGGGTGATGGAGGCCGCACGCCGCGCGGGGCTGCTTCACATGACCTTCGGTGCGCGGGCGAGCGCGCAGGGCCGCTGA
- the adk gene encoding adenylate kinase → MRLILLGAPGAGKGTQAAFICRQFSIPQISTGDMLRAAVKAGTPLGRQAEAVMASGALVSDDLIINLVKERLALPDCANGFLFDGFPRTLPQADAMRNAGVKLDHVLEIDVPFGDIIERMSGRRSHPASGRIYHVKFNPPQVEGKDDVTGEDLVQRDDDREDTVRKRLDVYSQQTRPLVDYYSRWAKEEPDAAPRYHAISGVGSVDEITQRALAALGD, encoded by the coding sequence ATGAGACTGATTTTATTGGGCGCCCCCGGCGCGGGCAAAGGCACGCAAGCCGCATTCATCTGCCGACAGTTTTCGATCCCGCAGATCTCCACCGGAGACATGCTGCGCGCGGCGGTGAAGGCGGGCACGCCCCTCGGACGGCAAGCCGAAGCCGTCATGGCGTCGGGTGCCCTCGTGAGCGACGACCTGATCATCAATCTGGTGAAGGAACGTCTGGCGCTGCCCGACTGCGCCAACGGGTTCCTGTTCGACGGCTTCCCGCGCACCCTGCCCCAGGCCGACGCCATGCGCAACGCCGGGGTCAAGCTCGACCATGTGCTGGAGATCGACGTGCCTTTCGGCGACATCATCGAGCGCATGAGCGGCCGTCGTTCGCACCCTGCCTCGGGCCGCATCTATCACGTGAAGTTCAATCCGCCGCAAGTCGAAGGCAAGGACGACGTGACTGGCGAGGACCTCGTGCAGCGCGACGACGATCGCGAAGACACGGTGCGCAAACGGCTCGATGTCTACAGCCAGCAGACCCGGCCGCTGGTCGACTACTACTCGCGCTGGGCCAAGGAAGAACCCGACGCCGCGCCGCGATACCACGCGATCAGCGGTGTCGGCAGCGTCGACGAGATCACCCAGCGCGCACTGGCAGCCCTGGGCGACTGA
- the kdsB gene encoding 3-deoxy-manno-octulosonate cytidylyltransferase, translating into MTPFVVLIPARLASSRLPDKPLADLAGLPMVVRVAQRARLSRATRVIVAADSPRIVEACRVHGVEALLTRDDHPSGSDRLAEACTRLGLGDDEIVVNVQGDEPLIDPALVDAVADALGGDPGADMSTAAHAIDSQEDFVNPNVVKVVLDGRGRAMYFSRAPIPWWRDGDVSTDGQRALPRSPAPLRHVGIYGYRAGFVRRFPMLPAAPVEAIEALEQLRALWHGHRIAVHVSTLRPGPGVDTPEDLIRVRALLRQE; encoded by the coding sequence ATGACGCCCTTCGTCGTCCTGATCCCGGCCCGATTGGCATCGAGCCGGTTGCCCGACAAGCCGCTCGCCGACCTCGCCGGCCTGCCGATGGTCGTGCGCGTCGCGCAGCGCGCTCGCCTGTCGCGCGCGACCCGGGTGATCGTCGCCGCGGACAGTCCGCGCATCGTGGAAGCCTGCCGGGTCCATGGCGTGGAGGCCCTGCTCACGCGCGACGACCACCCGAGCGGAAGCGACCGGCTGGCGGAGGCCTGCACGCGATTGGGGCTCGGCGACGACGAGATCGTGGTCAACGTGCAGGGCGATGAACCCCTGATCGACCCGGCCCTGGTCGACGCGGTGGCGGATGCCCTGGGTGGCGATCCCGGCGCCGACATGAGCACGGCCGCACACGCCATCGATTCGCAGGAGGATTTCGTCAATCCGAACGTCGTCAAGGTGGTCCTGGACGGCCGAGGGCGCGCGATGTATTTCAGTCGCGCCCCGATTCCCTGGTGGCGCGACGGCGATGTTTCCACGGACGGTCAGCGTGCCCTGCCACGGTCGCCCGCACCCTTGCGCCATGTTGGCATCTACGGGTACCGCGCAGGCTTCGTGCGTCGCTTTCCGATGCTCCCGGCCGCGCCGGTGGAAGCCATCGAAGCCCTGGAACAATTGCGCGCGCTCTGGCATGGCCATCGCATCGCCGTGCACGTGAGCACGCTCCGACCCGGTCCGGGCGTCGATACACCGGAAGACCTGATCCGCGTGCGCGCGCTCCTGCGGCAGGAATGA
- a CDS encoding D-2-hydroxyacid dehydrogenase family protein, producing MNIVILDDYQDAVRKLRCAAKLDPYTAKVYTNTVKGIGQLSIRLKDADVIVLTRERSQISRQLIEKLPRLRLISQTGRAGPHIDVAACTEHGVAVAEGVGSPVAPAELTWALIMSAMRRLPQYISNLKHGAWQQSGFKSASMPPNFGLGSVLKGKTLGIWGYGRIGQLVARYGQAFGMQVVIWGREGSREQARSDGFQVAPSQEAFFETADVLTLHLRLNGATRGIVGFDDLSRMKPTALFVNTSRAELVEPDALLTALNRGRPGMGAVDVFESEPPLQGHALLRLENCICTPHLGYVELDSYESYFGQAFDNVVNFVQNHPTNIVNPEALQRHR from the coding sequence ATGAACATTGTGATCCTCGACGACTACCAGGACGCGGTGCGCAAGCTGCGCTGCGCCGCCAAGCTCGATCCCTACACGGCCAAGGTCTACACCAACACGGTCAAGGGCATCGGTCAGCTCTCGATCCGCCTGAAGGACGCCGACGTGATCGTCCTGACCCGGGAACGCAGCCAGATCTCGCGCCAGCTGATCGAGAAACTGCCCCGGCTCCGCCTGATCTCGCAGACCGGTCGCGCCGGCCCTCACATCGATGTCGCCGCCTGTACCGAGCACGGCGTCGCCGTGGCGGAGGGTGTCGGATCGCCCGTGGCCCCGGCGGAGTTGACCTGGGCGCTCATCATGTCCGCCATGCGCCGGTTGCCGCAGTACATCAGCAACCTCAAGCACGGCGCGTGGCAGCAGTCGGGTTTCAAGTCGGCGTCGATGCCACCGAATTTCGGGCTCGGGTCGGTGCTGAAGGGGAAGACGCTGGGCATCTGGGGCTATGGACGCATCGGACAGCTGGTGGCGCGATACGGACAGGCCTTCGGCATGCAGGTGGTGATCTGGGGGCGCGAGGGCAGCCGCGAGCAGGCCCGCTCCGACGGCTTCCAGGTGGCGCCGAGCCAGGAAGCGTTCTTCGAGACCGCCGATGTGCTGACGTTGCATCTGCGCCTGAACGGCGCCACGCGCGGCATCGTGGGTTTCGACGACCTGTCGCGCATGAAACCGACGGCCCTGTTCGTCAACACCTCGCGCGCCGAACTGGTCGAGCCCGACGCATTGCTCACGGCACTCAACCGCGGTCGTCCGGGCATGGGTGCGGTGGACGTCTTCGAGAGCGAGCCCCCGTTGCAGGGTCATGCGCTGCTGCGCCTTGAAAACTGCATCTGCACGCCGCACCTGGGCTACGTCGAGCTGGACAGCTACGAGTCCTACTTCGGTCAGGCTTTCGACAATGTGGTGAACTTCGTGCAGAACCATCCGACGAACATCGTGAATCCCGAGGCGTTGCAGCGGCATCGCTGA
- the lpxK gene encoding tetraacyldisaccharide 4'-kinase: protein MALQDDWLRRGPRAWALRPVAWLFGRVAAARRALFALGWLEREGVPVPVVVVGNVVAGGAGKTPVVMAVVRHFQARGMVVGIVSRGFGRRTDDCREVHPDSDPGDVGDEPALLRRVTGAPVFVARRRVEAARALLARHPGVRLIVSDDGLQHLALRRDVEVCVFDDRGIGNGWLLPAGPLREPWPRACDLVLHTGDQPAMADGARAIPGFGARRALADHARRSDGSTVPLADLRALPLVAVAAIAKPEGFFSMLRARGLAPMACVALPDHDDFAGWTPPRTASGARPAVVVCTEKDAVKLWRIRPDALAIALVFEPERAFFDALDAKLSSCDGFQAA, encoded by the coding sequence GTGGCGCTGCAGGACGACTGGCTGCGACGCGGCCCGCGGGCCTGGGCGCTTCGACCGGTGGCGTGGCTGTTCGGGCGGGTCGCCGCCGCGCGACGCGCACTCTTCGCCCTGGGTTGGCTCGAGCGCGAGGGTGTTCCGGTGCCCGTCGTTGTCGTCGGCAACGTGGTCGCGGGCGGTGCCGGCAAGACGCCGGTGGTGATGGCCGTCGTCCGGCATTTCCAGGCCCGCGGGATGGTCGTCGGTATCGTTTCGAGGGGCTTCGGCCGCCGTACCGACGACTGTCGCGAGGTCCACCCCGACAGCGATCCGGGCGATGTCGGCGACGAGCCGGCGCTGCTGCGGCGCGTCACCGGCGCCCCTGTGTTTGTCGCGCGGCGGCGCGTCGAGGCGGCACGCGCCCTGCTGGCACGGCACCCCGGTGTGCGACTGATCGTCAGCGACGACGGCCTGCAGCACCTGGCGCTGCGCCGCGACGTCGAGGTCTGCGTCTTCGACGACCGTGGCATCGGCAACGGCTGGTTGCTGCCCGCCGGGCCCCTGCGGGAGCCCTGGCCGCGCGCCTGCGACCTCGTGCTCCATACCGGGGACCAGCCGGCCATGGCCGACGGCGCGCGCGCCATTCCCGGCTTCGGCGCGCGCCGGGCCCTGGCCGATCACGCACGGCGCAGCGACGGCTCCACCGTGCCGCTCGCCGACCTGCGGGCCCTGCCGCTGGTGGCCGTCGCCGCCATCGCCAAGCCGGAAGGCTTCTTCTCGATGCTGCGCGCGCGCGGGCTGGCGCCGATGGCCTGCGTCGCCCTGCCCGACCACGACGACTTCGCCGGCTGGACGCCGCCCCGGACCGCGTCCGGCGCGCGGCCCGCCGTCGTCGTCTGCACGGAGAAGGACGCCGTCAAGCTGTGGCGCATCCGGCCCGACGCCCTGGCCATCGCGCTGGTGTTCGAACCCGAGCGGGCCTTCTTCGACGCCCTCGATGCGAAGCTATCATCGTGCGATGGATTCCAAGCTGCTTGA
- the lexA gene encoding transcriptional repressor LexA, with product MQFPIKLTTRQQQILDLIGAAIARTGAPPTRAEIAAELGFRSANAAEEHLQALARKGAIELVSGTSRGIRLKGDALRSLNASRNNQFSLALPGASQLPLPLVGRVAAGSPILAQEHVEQTYYVERTMFQHQPDYLLKVRGMSMRDAGIMDGDLLAVQSTREAHNGQIVVARLGEEVTVKRLKRTGEAVELHAENPDYPTIFVQPGEPFEIEGLAVGLIRNTMLM from the coding sequence ATGCAATTCCCCATCAAGCTTACAACCCGGCAGCAACAGATCCTCGACCTGATCGGTGCGGCCATCGCCCGCACCGGGGCGCCGCCCACGCGCGCCGAGATCGCAGCCGAACTCGGCTTCCGCTCGGCTAATGCCGCCGAAGAGCACCTGCAGGCCCTGGCGCGCAAGGGTGCCATCGAACTGGTCAGTGGCACGTCGCGTGGCATCCGGCTCAAGGGCGACGCACTGCGCTCCCTGAACGCCTCGCGCAACAACCAGTTCTCGCTGGCGTTGCCGGGCGCGTCGCAGCTGCCGTTGCCATTGGTCGGTCGTGTGGCGGCGGGCTCGCCCATCCTGGCACAGGAGCACGTCGAGCAAACCTACTACGTCGAACGGACGATGTTCCAGCACCAGCCGGACTACCTCCTGAAAGTGCGCGGCATGTCGATGCGCGACGCCGGCATCATGGATGGTGATCTGCTCGCCGTGCAATCCACCCGCGAGGCCCACAACGGGCAGATCGTGGTGGCGCGCCTGGGCGAGGAAGTGACCGTCAAACGGCTCAAACGCACCGGCGAGGCCGTCGAGCTGCATGCCGAGAACCCCGACTATCCGACCATCTTCGTGCAGCCCGGCGAGCCCTTCGAGATCGAGGGACTGGCCGTGGGCCTGATCCGCAACACGATGCTCATGTAG
- a CDS encoding ABC transporter ATP-binding protein/permease: MFRFFEKLLPPYPTAEPTVPPDRFIPFIWACTQGTRGLVVTMALLTAVISAFEAWLFAMLGRIVDWLGGQAPQRLWEERGATLGWIVAALVASVAVVALQTIVKHQALAINLPMRLRWNFHRLLLGQSMSFYQDEFAGRITAKVMQTAIAARDTIFVLADVLIAMGVYVTTIIVLAAVLDRQLIVPFAVWLVLYVAALWFFVPRLGKVGRAQADARSLMTGRITDAYTNVATVKLFSHTHREAGFAREAMQEFQVTGNAQMRLVSAFEIVNHALSMGLTAGMAGMALWLWSQGTVGVGAVAAATAMALRLQGMSHWIMWEMTSLFENIGTVQDGMKTLSRPRTVLDVPAAPALTVPRGEVRFDHASFSYGKAGGRRIIDDLNLTVRPGEKIGLVGRSGAGKSTLVNLLLRFHDLEAGRILIDGQDIAKVTQDSLRAHIGMVTQDTSLMHRSVADNIAYGRPDASDDEVEAAAERAEAHVFIRSLGDAKGRVGYDAHVGERGVKLSGGQRQRIAIARVMLKDAPILLLDEATSALDSEVEAAIQASLYRLMEGKTVIAIAHRLSTIAAMDRLIVLDEGRVVEEGDHASLLARNGLYARLWSHQSGGFLGETP, translated from the coding sequence GTGTTCCGTTTCTTCGAAAAGCTCCTCCCCCCCTATCCGACCGCCGAGCCGACCGTTCCGCCGGACCGGTTCATCCCTTTCATCTGGGCCTGCACGCAGGGCACGCGCGGCCTGGTGGTCACGATGGCGCTGCTCACGGCCGTCATCTCGGCGTTCGAGGCGTGGCTGTTCGCGATGCTCGGCCGGATCGTCGACTGGCTCGGGGGTCAGGCGCCGCAGCGCCTGTGGGAAGAGCGTGGCGCCACGCTGGGCTGGATCGTCGCCGCGCTGGTGGCCAGCGTCGCGGTGGTGGCGCTGCAGACCATCGTCAAGCACCAGGCGCTCGCGATCAACCTGCCGATGCGGCTGCGCTGGAACTTCCACCGTTTGCTGCTCGGCCAGAGCATGTCCTTCTACCAGGACGAATTCGCCGGCCGGATCACCGCCAAGGTGATGCAGACGGCTATCGCGGCACGCGACACGATCTTCGTGCTGGCCGACGTGCTCATCGCCATGGGCGTCTACGTCACGACCATCATCGTGCTGGCCGCCGTCCTGGACCGGCAGTTGATCGTGCCCTTCGCGGTCTGGCTGGTGCTCTATGTCGCCGCGCTGTGGTTCTTCGTGCCGCGGCTGGGCAAGGTGGGTCGGGCGCAGGCCGACGCGCGCTCGCTCATGACCGGTCGCATCACCGACGCCTACACCAACGTCGCGACCGTCAAGCTGTTCTCGCACACGCACCGCGAAGCCGGCTTCGCGCGCGAGGCGATGCAGGAGTTCCAGGTCACCGGCAACGCGCAGATGCGGCTGGTGAGCGCCTTCGAGATCGTCAACCACGCGCTGAGCATGGGCCTGACCGCCGGCATGGCGGGGATGGCGCTCTGGCTGTGGTCGCAGGGCACGGTGGGCGTCGGCGCGGTGGCCGCGGCGACGGCGATGGCGCTGCGCCTGCAGGGCATGTCGCACTGGATCATGTGGGAGATGACGAGCCTGTTCGAGAACATCGGCACGGTGCAGGACGGCATGAAGACCCTGTCGCGGCCGCGCACGGTGCTCGACGTTCCCGCCGCGCCGGCGCTCACGGTCCCGCGTGGCGAGGTGCGCTTCGACCACGCGAGCTTCAGCTATGGCAAGGCGGGCGGCCGCCGCATCATCGACGACCTGAACCTCACGGTGCGCCCGGGCGAGAAGATCGGCCTGGTCGGACGCTCCGGCGCGGGCAAGTCGACCCTGGTGAACCTGCTGCTGCGCTTCCACGACCTGGAAGCCGGCCGCATCCTGATCGACGGGCAGGACATCGCGAAGGTCACGCAGGACTCGCTGCGCGCGCACATCGGCATGGTGACGCAGGACACTTCGCTGATGCATCGCTCGGTGGCGGACAACATCGCCTACGGCCGGCCGGACGCGAGCGACGACGAGGTGGAGGCCGCGGCCGAACGCGCGGAAGCGCACGTCTTCATCCGCTCGCTGGGCGATGCGAAAGGCCGTGTGGGCTACGACGCCCACGTCGGCGAGCGTGGCGTCAAGCTCTCCGGGGGACAGCGCCAGCGCATCGCCATCGCGCGCGTGATGCTCAAGGACGCGCCGATCCTGCTGCTCGACGAGGCGACCAGCGCGCTCGATTCCGAAGTCGAAGCCGCGATCCAGGCCAGCCTCTACCGGCTCATGGAAGGCAAGACCGTGATCGCCATCGCGCACCGCCTGTCCACCATCGCCGCGATGGACCGGCTGATCGTGCTCGACGAGGGCCGCGTGGTGGAGGAAGGCGATCACGCCTCCCTGCTGGCGCGCAACGGCCTCTACGCGCGCCTGTGGTCGCACCAGAGCGGCGGCTTCCTCGGCGAGACGCCCTGA
- a CDS encoding asparaginase, with product MLDDASNQAARIVVLGTGGTIAGKASVPDDNIGYVAGQIGVADMLQGTTAPSGFTLLAEQVAQLDSKDMDARTLRSLALRCAAWLAEADVVGIVVTHGTDTLEETAFFLQHVLAPAKPVVLVSAMRPSTALASDGPQNLRDAIAVAATPGAHGVCAVAAGTVHGAIDVRKVHTYRLDAFDSGDAGALGHVEEGVLRRVRAWPSAADGGVAARGRLEQVARTEPAAWPRVEIVTSHAGATGWMVDLMVRASGEATAENAVDRLHGLVIASTGNGTVHRELTAAALRAQAAGVAVRRATRCASGRIVEAREDVPADADGTARLRSADALSPVKARIALMLELMESPATPPGT from the coding sequence ATGCTCGACGACGCTTCAAACCAGGCCGCGCGCATCGTGGTACTGGGCACCGGTGGCACCATCGCCGGCAAGGCTTCGGTCCCGGACGACAACATCGGCTATGTCGCCGGACAGATCGGCGTGGCGGACATGCTGCAGGGCACGACCGCACCCTCCGGATTCACCCTGCTTGCCGAACAGGTCGCGCAACTCGACAGCAAGGACATGGACGCGAGGACCTTGCGGTCGCTCGCGCTGCGCTGCGCCGCCTGGTTGGCCGAGGCGGACGTGGTCGGCATCGTCGTGACCCATGGGACGGACACGCTGGAGGAGACGGCGTTCTTCCTGCAGCACGTGCTCGCGCCCGCGAAGCCGGTCGTTCTCGTGAGTGCCATGCGGCCCTCGACGGCCTTGGCGTCGGACGGACCGCAGAACCTCCGTGATGCGATCGCGGTGGCCGCGACACCGGGAGCGCACGGCGTGTGCGCCGTCGCCGCCGGCACGGTCCATGGCGCGATCGACGTGCGCAAGGTGCACACCTACCGGCTCGACGCCTTCGACTCCGGCGATGCCGGGGCATTGGGTCATGTGGAGGAGGGCGTGTTACGGCGCGTGCGCGCGTGGCCGTCGGCCGCCGACGGCGGGGTCGCGGCACGCGGGCGTCTCGAACAGGTGGCCCGCACGGAACCGGCAGCATGGCCGAGGGTGGAGATCGTGACCAGCCATGCCGGCGCGACCGGGTGGATGGTCGATCTGATGGTGCGCGCGTCGGGGGAAGCGACCGCCGAGAACGCGGTCGACCGGCTGCATGGCCTCGTGATCGCCTCGACAGGCAACGGCACGGTGCACCGGGAACTGACGGCCGCCGCCCTGCGCGCGCAGGCGGCCGGTGTCGCCGTGCGGCGCGCGACGCGTTGCGCCAGCGGGCGCATCGTCGAGGCCCGGGAAGACGTTCCGGCCGACGCGGACGGTACGGCGCGTCTGCGCAGCGCGGATGCCCTGTCGCCCGTCAAGGCGCGGATCGCGCTGATGCTCGAACTGATGGAGTCGCCAGCGACACCGCCCGGCACCTGA